In the genome of Xanthomonas translucens pv. cerealis, one region contains:
- a CDS encoding multidrug efflux RND transporter permease subunit, producing the protein MPKFFIEHPVFAWVVAILISLSGVIAILNLGVESYPSIAPPQVTVTATYPGASADTTERSVTQVIEQQLTGIDHLLYFNSSSSSSGTATVTLTFETGTNADIAQVQVQNKVSLATPRLPSEVTAQGVVVAKANAGFLSVIALRSDNPSIDRSALNDIVGSRVLEQISRVPGVGSTQQFGAEYAMDIWLNPEKLQGYHLSPSQVYNAISAQNVQFAAGSIGSDPAPSGQSFTATVTAEGRFSSPEQFENIILRADGNGSVVRLKDVARVAFGPTSFGFDTQYNGKPTGAFAIQLLPGANALNVSEAVKAKMDELQPSFPQGVSWFTPYESTTFVRISIEEVVKTLAEAIVLVFLVMLVFLQNFRATIIPTLVIPVALLGTFLGMWVIGFTINQLTLFAMVLAIGIVVDDAIVVIENVERIMSEEHLAPKAATQKAMTQITGAVVAITVVLAAVFTPSAMQPGAAGAIYKQFAITIAMAMGFSAFLALSFTPALCAAFLKATHNENPNWVYRTFNKYYDKLAHRYVGAVGSTIGRAPRWMAVFALLVVLCGFLFTRMPGSFLPEEDQGFALAIVQLPPGATKARTNDVFTQMRGVLANQPAVEGMLQVAGFSFLGRGENVGMGFIRLKPWADRDVTATDLIGQLNGMFYGIKGAQIFVVNLPTVNGLGQFGGFDMWLQDRTGAGEEALMQARNILLGKAAARQDALAGVRPNGLENAPQLQLSVDRVQAQSMGLSVSDIYQSIQMMLAPVYVNDFFYEGRIKRVNMQADAPFRTGPESLRNFYVPSSSATDSDGLPQMIPLSTVVKSNWIYSSPSLSRYNGYSAVNVVGNPAPGGSSGQAMSAMEEIVNNDLPPGFGFDWSGMSYQEIIAGNSATLLLVLSIVVVFLCLAALYESWSIPVSVLLVVPIGVLGAITFSLLRGLPNDIYFKIGMITVIGLAAKNAILIVEFAVEQRAAGKTLREAATEAAHLRFRPILMTSFAFILGVLPMAISSGAGANARHSIGTGVIGGMVFATLLGVLFIPLFFVVVRRMLGDKLDEPSKEYVAIQQEGQNRKQPDR; encoded by the coding sequence ATGCCTAAGTTCTTCATCGAACACCCGGTCTTCGCCTGGGTGGTGGCGATCCTGATCTCGCTCAGCGGCGTGATCGCCATCCTCAACCTCGGCGTCGAATCCTATCCCTCGATCGCGCCACCGCAGGTCACCGTCACCGCGACCTACCCCGGTGCCAGCGCCGACACCACCGAACGCTCGGTCACCCAGGTGATCGAGCAGCAGCTGACCGGCATCGATCACCTGCTGTACTTCAACTCCTCGTCCTCCTCCAGCGGCACCGCCACCGTCACCCTGACCTTCGAGACCGGCACCAATGCCGACATCGCCCAGGTGCAGGTGCAGAACAAGGTGTCGCTGGCGACGCCGCGCCTGCCCTCGGAAGTGACCGCGCAGGGCGTGGTGGTGGCCAAGGCCAACGCCGGCTTCCTCAGCGTGATCGCGCTGCGTTCGGACAACCCGTCGATCGACCGCAGCGCGCTCAACGACATCGTCGGCTCGCGCGTGCTGGAGCAGATCTCGCGCGTGCCCGGCGTCGGCAGCACCCAGCAGTTCGGCGCCGAATACGCGATGGACATCTGGCTGAACCCGGAAAAGCTGCAGGGTTATCACCTGTCCCCAAGCCAGGTGTACAACGCGATCAGCGCGCAGAACGTGCAGTTCGCCGCCGGCTCGATCGGCTCCGATCCGGCCCCGTCGGGGCAGTCGTTCACCGCCACGGTCACCGCCGAAGGCCGCTTCAGCTCGCCCGAGCAGTTCGAGAACATCATCCTGCGCGCGGACGGCAACGGCAGCGTGGTGCGGCTGAAGGACGTGGCGCGGGTTGCGTTCGGCCCGACCAGCTTCGGCTTCGACACCCAGTACAACGGCAAGCCGACCGGCGCGTTCGCGATCCAGCTGCTGCCCGGCGCCAATGCGCTGAACGTGTCCGAGGCGGTCAAGGCCAAGATGGACGAGCTGCAGCCGAGCTTCCCGCAGGGCGTGAGCTGGTTTACCCCGTACGAAAGCACCACCTTCGTGCGGATCTCGATCGAGGAAGTGGTCAAGACCCTGGCCGAGGCGATCGTGCTGGTGTTCCTGGTGATGCTGGTGTTCCTGCAGAACTTCCGCGCCACCATCATCCCCACCCTGGTGATCCCGGTGGCGCTGCTGGGTACCTTCCTGGGCATGTGGGTGATCGGCTTCACCATCAACCAGCTGACCCTGTTCGCGATGGTGCTGGCGATCGGCATCGTGGTCGACGACGCGATCGTGGTGATCGAGAACGTCGAACGCATCATGTCCGAAGAACACCTGGCGCCGAAGGCGGCCACGCAGAAGGCGATGACCCAGATCACCGGCGCGGTGGTGGCGATCACCGTGGTGCTGGCGGCGGTGTTCACCCCCTCGGCGATGCAGCCCGGCGCAGCCGGCGCGATCTACAAGCAGTTCGCGATCACCATCGCCATGGCGATGGGGTTCTCGGCGTTCCTGGCGCTGAGCTTCACCCCGGCGCTGTGCGCGGCGTTCCTGAAGGCCACCCACAACGAGAACCCGAACTGGGTGTACCGCACCTTCAACAAGTACTACGACAAGCTGGCGCACCGCTACGTCGGCGCGGTCGGCAGCACCATCGGCCGCGCGCCGCGCTGGATGGCGGTGTTCGCGCTGCTGGTGGTGCTGTGCGGCTTCCTGTTCACGCGCATGCCCGGCAGCTTCCTGCCCGAGGAAGACCAGGGCTTCGCGCTGGCGATCGTGCAGCTGCCACCGGGCGCGACCAAGGCCCGCACCAACGACGTGTTCACGCAGATGCGCGGCGTGCTCGCCAATCAACCGGCCGTGGAAGGCATGCTGCAGGTGGCCGGCTTCAGTTTCCTGGGCCGCGGCGAGAACGTTGGCATGGGCTTCATCCGGCTCAAGCCGTGGGCCGACCGCGACGTCACCGCCACCGACCTGATCGGGCAGTTGAACGGGATGTTTTACGGCATCAAGGGCGCGCAGATCTTCGTGGTCAACCTGCCCACGGTGAACGGTCTGGGCCAGTTCGGCGGCTTCGACATGTGGCTGCAGGACCGCACCGGCGCTGGCGAGGAGGCGCTGATGCAGGCGCGCAACATCCTGCTCGGCAAGGCCGCCGCGCGCCAGGATGCGCTGGCCGGGGTCCGCCCCAACGGCCTGGAGAACGCGCCGCAGCTGCAGCTGAGCGTGGACCGGGTGCAGGCGCAGTCGATGGGCCTGTCGGTCAGCGACATCTACCAGTCGATCCAGATGATGCTGGCGCCGGTGTACGTCAACGACTTCTTCTATGAAGGCCGGATCAAGCGCGTCAACATGCAGGCCGACGCGCCGTTCCGCACCGGTCCGGAGTCGCTGCGCAACTTCTACGTGCCCAGCAGCAGCGCCACCGACAGCGACGGCCTGCCGCAGATGATCCCGTTGAGCACGGTGGTGAAGTCGAACTGGATCTACAGCTCGCCGTCGCTGAGCCGCTACAACGGCTATTCGGCGGTCAACGTGGTCGGCAATCCGGCCCCGGGCGGCAGTTCCGGCCAGGCGATGAGCGCGATGGAGGAGATCGTCAACAACGACCTGCCGCCGGGCTTCGGCTTCGACTGGAGCGGCATGTCGTACCAGGAGATCATCGCCGGCAACAGCGCCACGCTGCTGCTGGTGCTGTCGATCGTGGTGGTGTTCCTGTGCCTGGCGGCGCTGTACGAGAGCTGGTCGATCCCGGTGTCGGTGCTGCTGGTGGTGCCGATCGGCGTGCTCGGCGCGATCACCTTCTCGCTGCTGCGCGGCCTGCCGAACGACATCTACTTCAAGATCGGCATGATCACGGTGATCGGCCTGGCGGCAAAGAATGCGATCCTGATCGTGGAGTTCGCGGTGGAGCAGCGTGCGGCAGGCAAGACCCTGCGCGAAGCGGCCACCGAGGCGGCGCACCTGCGCTTCCGCCCGATTCTGATGACCTCGTTCGCGTTCATCCTCGGCGTACTGCCGATGGCGATCTCCAGCGGTGCCGGCGCCAACGCGCGCCACTCGATCGGCACCGGCGTGATCGGCGGCATGGTGTTCGCCACCCTGCTCGGCGTGCTGTTCATCCCGCTGTTCTTCGTAGTGGTGCGGCGCATGCTCGGCGACAAACTGGACGAACCGTCGAAGGAATACGTGGCGATCCAGCAGGAAGGGCAGAACCGGAAACAGCCGGATAGGTGA
- a CDS encoding efflux RND transporter periplasmic adaptor subunit — MTSPLRSLALACAVMVVLASCKKQEEPQAMPPPEVGVLEARPQTLPLQRDMVGRLSAYRSADVRARVAGVLEKRLYTEGTDVKEGQPLFQIDPAPLRASLASAQGQLAAAEATYANAKVAAGRARSLAPQAYVSKSDLDSAEATERTSAASVQQARAAVESARINLGYATVTAPIAGRAGKQQVTEGALVGQGDTTLLTTIDQLDPLYVNFSMSSDELAQLRQAQTQGNVALNDAGKSTVQVKLGDGSVYAQSGTLDFSDTAVDPSTGSVTLRALLPNPDRVLLPGAFVSFAANLGKRNNAYLIPQQAIQRDAKGAYALVVGKDGKVARKDVVTVGQQEGKWIVGSGLAGGDQIIVSGLQKAKEGAPAKATPWSPDAAGQAPGGAAPQGQAPAAAASQDQAAGQPQGAASGDTPAAAADSKPEQQ, encoded by the coding sequence ATGACCTCCCCGTTGCGTTCCCTCGCCCTGGCCTGCGCCGTCATGGTGGTGTTGGCGTCCTGCAAGAAACAAGAGGAACCGCAGGCCATGCCGCCGCCGGAAGTGGGCGTACTGGAAGCCAGGCCGCAGACGCTGCCGCTGCAGCGCGACATGGTCGGGCGCCTGTCCGCGTACCGCAGCGCCGACGTGCGCGCCCGCGTGGCCGGGGTGCTGGAGAAGCGCCTGTACACCGAAGGCACCGACGTGAAGGAAGGCCAGCCGCTGTTCCAGATCGACCCGGCGCCGCTGCGCGCCTCGCTGGCCTCGGCGCAGGGCCAGCTGGCCGCGGCCGAAGCGACCTACGCCAACGCCAAGGTCGCTGCCGGCCGTGCGCGCAGCCTGGCGCCGCAAGCCTATGTGTCCAAGTCCGACCTGGACAGCGCCGAAGCCACCGAGCGCACCTCGGCCGCTTCGGTGCAGCAGGCGCGCGCTGCGGTGGAAAGCGCACGCATCAACCTGGGCTACGCCACCGTCACCGCGCCGATCGCCGGCCGCGCCGGCAAGCAGCAGGTCACCGAAGGCGCGCTGGTCGGCCAGGGCGACACCACCCTGCTGACCACGATCGACCAGCTCGACCCGCTGTACGTGAACTTCTCGATGAGTTCGGACGAACTGGCGCAGCTGCGCCAGGCGCAGACCCAGGGCAACGTGGCACTGAACGACGCTGGCAAATCGACCGTGCAGGTCAAGCTCGGCGACGGCAGCGTCTATGCGCAATCCGGCACGCTGGACTTCTCCGACACCGCGGTGGATCCGAGCACCGGTTCGGTGACCCTGCGCGCCCTGTTGCCCAATCCGGACCGGGTGCTACTGCCCGGCGCGTTCGTCAGCTTCGCCGCCAACCTGGGAAAGCGCAATAACGCCTACCTGATCCCGCAGCAGGCGATCCAGCGCGATGCCAAGGGCGCCTACGCGCTGGTGGTCGGCAAGGACGGCAAGGTAGCGCGCAAGGATGTGGTCACGGTCGGCCAGCAGGAAGGCAAGTGGATCGTCGGCTCCGGCCTGGCCGGCGGCGACCAGATCATCGTCTCCGGCCTGCAAAAGGCCAAGGAAGGCGCGCCGGCCAAGGCCACGCCGTGGAGCCCGGACGCAGCGGGCCAGGCGCCGGGCGGCGCCGCGCCGCAGGGCCAGGCGCCCGCTGCCGCCGCGTCGCAGGACCAGGCCGCCGGCCAACCGCAGGGCGCAGCGAGCGGCGACACGCCGGCCGCCGCGGCCGATTCCAAGCCCGAGCAGCAGTAA
- a CDS encoding TetR/AcrR family transcriptional regulator: MTASPAPLRQSQARDQRVYAAVRELLAEAGMRLSMDAVAARAGCSKQTLYSRYRSKQDLLQRVIQDHTELSATHLGPAQGELRGSLLRFAREHLEQLSEPRVLQSCQLIAAESRHFPEQVRALFRDSAQALMQRLSERLQLAVADGQLRRDDPHCMAELLLSMIVGMDFERQRFHTAHRSDAAAQRAWAEFAVDGFLRAFAAPAAASLSFSTPDRSTTR; this comes from the coding sequence ATGACCGCCTCCCCAGCCCCGCTCCGCCAGTCCCAGGCGCGCGATCAACGCGTGTACGCCGCTGTGCGCGAACTGTTGGCCGAAGCCGGCATGCGCCTGAGCATGGATGCGGTGGCCGCCCGCGCCGGCTGCTCCAAGCAGACACTGTACAGCCGCTACCGCAGCAAGCAGGATCTGCTGCAGCGGGTGATCCAGGACCATACCGAACTGAGCGCCACCCACCTGGGTCCGGCGCAGGGCGAACTGCGCGGCAGCCTGCTGCGGTTCGCCCGCGAGCACCTGGAACAGCTGTCCGAGCCGCGCGTGCTGCAGAGCTGCCAGCTGATCGCGGCCGAATCGCGGCATTTCCCCGAGCAGGTGCGCGCCCTGTTCCGCGACAGCGCGCAGGCGCTGATGCAGCGCCTGAGCGAGCGCCTGCAGCTGGCGGTGGCCGACGGCCAGCTGCGCCGTGACGATCCGCACTGCATGGCCGAACTGCTGTTGAGCATGATCGTCGGCATGGATTTCGAGCGCCAGCGCTTCCATACGGCGCATCGCAGCGACGCCGCGGCGCAGCGCGCCTGGGCCGAATTCGCCGTCGATGGCTTCCTGCGCGCGTTCGCCGCGCCCGCCGCCGCTTCCCTTTCGTTTTCAACACCAGACCGGAGTACCACCCGATGA
- a CDS encoding NAD-glutamate dehydrogenase, giving the protein MSSAGSSSKSASKPAPTSSKSAKAAKAAPVAAKRTAPRAAATVRASAAVPAAAAGGFSLEPVYAALRQRYPSGRQAEAQLFAEEFYRRMEEDEFPHHSAQEWAALAASMLEFARKRKPGTVNVRVFNPSLKQDGWESSRTLLQIVNDDMPFLVDSVSMALSELGIGVHVLGHPVLRMSRDKAGTLETVGEGKPESLMLLEIDRQPPEDMPRVDVAIRRILGEVRNIVRDWSGMREKMLTLADDLTTRRLPVDDKGRREAQEFLRWAAADHFTFFGYREYRVEKQGGEDVLAPLEDSGLGLLRGHDKSPARPVRTLAAHGLSESGIKEALILTKTNARSRVHRSGYMDYIGVLEFDAKGRIVAEQRFLGLFTSSAYNRRPWEIPLVRERYDYVMRSSGLTPSSHSGKALRHILETLPREELFQSNEEELYRTAMGILGLQERVRSRLFLRRDKYGRFISALVYLPRERFNTDVRLRIEALLKDALHGEYIDSSVVLGESLLAQLHLIVRPKPGEALEFDTTELEARLAHLLRNWQDDLREALVASRGERDGLRLSSSYGRALPAGYIEESTAQIAARDVERLAALRGPDDLHLSLQALRRDGADSLRLKLYRQRDDLPLSDVLPMMENLGLRVISERPYRLTVDGTLLYIQDFEVEPLAGSLDVERADAPLCEAFVRIWRGDAENDGFNRLIVGAGLRWRQVAILRGYCKYLLQTGVPFSQAYVEETCSRYPLLARLLVELFEARFDPATGSESKAQIADGQAALAAQLTLLAGADDAALKAVHTVIDARGGDRAAQLEAANAALLKLFDQVASLDEDRILRSFKGVIEATLRTSYYQTGKDGSLGHCISFKLDSAKVPDLPKPRPYREIFVYGPRVEGVHLRFGAVARGGLRWSDRREDFRTEVLGLVKAQMVKNTVIVPVGAKGGFFCKRSPAGGDRDAVLAEGIACYKLFIQGLLDITDNIVGGKIVAPPQVVRHDQDDPYLVVAADKGTATFSDIANGLAIDHGFWLGDAFASGGSVGYDHKGMGITARGAWESVKRHFRALGRDCQSEDFSVVGIGDMSGDVFGNGMLLSRHIRLLAAFDHRHIFLDPTPDPAASFAERERLFKLPRSSWADYDAKLISAGGGLYPRTLKSIEISAPVREALGLEANVKQLSPNELMNAILKAPVDLFWNGGIGTYVKAASESHGDVGDRANNGLRVNGGELRCRIVGEGGNLGLTQLGRIEAAQVGVLLNTDFIDNSAGVDTSDHEVNIKILLNDVVQARKLSVAARNTLLASMTDEVAELVLWDNIRQNQALSLMERMSVKRLGSKQHFIRTLEAQGLLDRQIEYLPSDAEISARKARGQGLTRPELAVLLSYSKLVAFQQLLESDIPEDPYLSKELQRYFPQPLQKKYADAMERHRLKREIIATAVTNTTINRMGATFLMRMQEDTGRSIGEVAKAYTISRETLDARALWTQIDALDGQVPESVQIDALEVIWKLQRAFVRWLLFRPGPMPGITAAVERYHEPFNDIRVASGVLSDSQRPLYEALVQEWQDKGLPAALAQQLSELRFLEPAFDIIEMARTRKLKPVEVSKLHFRLGEALQLPWIVEQIDALEVNGRWHAVARGVLRDELAKHHSALAGQALALPGGNAEAKVQQWLQRDDSSLRFTLNMLQELSAQKALDYPTVSVAVQRLGQLAAHGV; this is encoded by the coding sequence ATGTCCTCGGCCGGATCCTCCAGCAAGTCCGCGTCCAAGCCCGCTCCCACCTCGTCCAAGTCCGCCAAGGCGGCCAAGGCCGCCCCGGTTGCCGCCAAGCGCACCGCGCCGCGTGCGGCCGCCACGGTGCGGGCGAGCGCGGCAGTGCCGGCCGCGGCCGCTGGCGGCTTCAGCCTGGAGCCGGTGTACGCAGCGCTGCGCCAGCGCTATCCGAGCGGCCGCCAGGCCGAGGCGCAGCTGTTCGCCGAGGAGTTCTACAGGCGCATGGAGGAGGACGAGTTTCCCCACCACAGCGCGCAGGAGTGGGCGGCGCTGGCGGCGTCGATGCTGGAGTTCGCGCGCAAGCGCAAGCCGGGCACGGTCAATGTGCGGGTGTTCAATCCTAGCCTGAAGCAGGACGGCTGGGAGTCCTCGCGCACGCTGCTGCAGATCGTCAACGACGACATGCCGTTCCTGGTCGATTCGGTGAGCATGGCGCTGTCGGAGCTGGGCATCGGCGTGCACGTGCTCGGCCACCCGGTGTTGCGCATGAGCCGCGACAAGGCCGGCACGCTGGAGACGGTCGGCGAGGGCAAGCCCGAATCGCTGATGTTGCTGGAGATCGACCGGCAGCCGCCGGAGGACATGCCGCGGGTGGATGTGGCGATCCGGCGCATCCTCGGCGAGGTGCGCAACATCGTGCGCGACTGGAGCGGCATGCGCGAGAAGATGCTGACCCTTGCCGACGACCTGACCACGCGGCGCCTGCCGGTGGACGACAAGGGCCGGCGCGAGGCGCAGGAGTTCCTGCGCTGGGCCGCGGCCGACCACTTCACCTTCTTCGGCTACCGCGAGTACCGGGTCGAGAAGCAGGGCGGCGAAGACGTGCTGGCGCCGCTGGAGGACAGCGGCCTGGGCCTGTTGCGCGGCCACGACAAGTCGCCGGCGCGGCCGGTGCGCACGCTGGCCGCGCACGGCCTCAGCGAATCGGGGATCAAGGAAGCGCTGATCCTGACCAAGACCAATGCGCGCTCGCGGGTGCACCGCAGCGGCTACATGGACTACATCGGCGTGCTGGAATTCGACGCCAAGGGCCGCATCGTCGCCGAGCAGCGCTTCCTCGGCCTGTTCACCTCCAGCGCCTACAACCGCCGGCCGTGGGAGATCCCGCTGGTGCGCGAGCGCTACGACTACGTGATGCGCAGCTCCGGGCTGACCCCGAGCAGCCACAGCGGCAAGGCGCTGCGCCACATCCTGGAGACGCTGCCGCGCGAGGAGCTGTTCCAGTCCAACGAGGAAGAGTTGTACCGCACCGCGATGGGCATCCTCGGCCTGCAGGAGCGGGTGCGCAGCCGCCTGTTCCTGCGCCGCGACAAGTACGGCCGCTTCATTTCCGCGCTGGTCTACCTCCCGCGCGAGCGCTTCAACACCGACGTGCGCCTGCGCATCGAGGCCTTGCTGAAGGACGCGCTGCACGGCGAATACATCGATTCCAGCGTGGTGCTGGGTGAATCGCTGCTGGCGCAGCTGCACCTGATCGTGCGGCCCAAGCCGGGCGAGGCGCTGGAATTCGACACCACCGAACTGGAAGCGCGCCTGGCGCACCTGCTGCGCAACTGGCAGGACGACCTGCGCGAGGCGCTGGTCGCCAGCCGCGGCGAGCGCGACGGCCTGCGCCTGTCGTCCAGCTACGGCCGCGCGCTGCCGGCCGGCTACATCGAGGAATCGACCGCGCAGATCGCCGCGCGCGACGTCGAACGCCTGGCCGCGCTGCGCGGTCCCGACGACCTGCACCTGAGCCTGCAGGCGCTGCGCCGCGACGGCGCCGACAGCCTGCGCCTGAAGTTGTACCGCCAGCGCGACGACCTGCCGCTGTCGGACGTGCTGCCGATGATGGAGAACCTGGGCCTGCGGGTGATCTCCGAACGCCCGTACCGGCTCACCGTGGACGGCACGCTGCTGTACATCCAGGACTTCGAAGTGGAGCCGCTGGCCGGCAGCCTCGACGTCGAACGCGCCGATGCGCCGCTGTGCGAAGCGTTCGTGCGCATCTGGCGCGGCGACGCCGAGAACGACGGCTTCAACCGCCTGATCGTCGGCGCCGGACTGCGCTGGCGCCAGGTGGCGATCCTGCGCGGCTACTGCAAGTACCTGCTGCAGACTGGCGTGCCGTTCTCGCAGGCCTACGTCGAAGAAACCTGCAGCCGCTATCCGCTGCTGGCGCGGCTGTTGGTGGAACTGTTCGAGGCGCGTTTCGATCCGGCCACCGGCAGCGAGAGCAAGGCGCAGATCGCCGATGGCCAGGCCGCGCTGGCGGCGCAACTGACCCTGCTGGCGGGTGCCGACGACGCTGCGCTGAAGGCGGTGCACACGGTGATCGACGCGCGCGGCGGCGACCGCGCCGCGCAGCTGGAGGCGGCCAACGCCGCGCTGCTGAAGCTGTTCGACCAGGTCGCCAGCCTCGACGAGGACCGCATCCTGCGCAGCTTCAAGGGCGTGATCGAAGCGACCCTGCGCACCAGCTACTACCAGACCGGCAAGGATGGCAGCCTGGGTCATTGCATCAGCTTCAAGCTCGATTCGGCCAAGGTGCCGGACCTGCCCAAACCGCGCCCGTACCGTGAGATCTTCGTGTACGGCCCGCGCGTGGAAGGCGTGCACCTGCGCTTCGGCGCGGTGGCGCGCGGTGGCCTGCGCTGGTCGGACCGGCGCGAGGATTTCCGCACCGAGGTGCTGGGCCTGGTCAAGGCGCAGATGGTCAAGAACACGGTGATCGTGCCGGTCGGCGCCAAGGGCGGCTTCTTCTGCAAGCGCTCGCCCGCTGGTGGCGACCGCGACGCGGTGCTGGCCGAAGGCATCGCCTGCTACAAGCTGTTCATCCAGGGCCTGCTCGACATCACCGACAACATCGTCGGCGGCAAGATCGTGGCGCCGCCGCAGGTGGTGCGCCACGACCAGGACGATCCGTACCTGGTGGTCGCCGCCGACAAGGGCACCGCCACCTTCTCCGACATCGCCAACGGGCTGGCGATCGACCACGGCTTCTGGCTCGGCGACGCGTTCGCCTCCGGCGGCTCGGTCGGCTACGACCACAAGGGCATGGGCATCACCGCGCGCGGCGCCTGGGAGTCGGTCAAGCGCCACTTCCGCGCGCTGGGCCGCGATTGCCAGAGCGAAGACTTTAGCGTGGTCGGCATCGGCGACATGTCCGGCGACGTGTTCGGCAACGGCATGCTGCTGTCGCGGCACATCCGCCTGCTGGCCGCGTTCGACCACCGCCACATCTTCCTGGATCCGACGCCCGATCCCGCGGCCTCGTTCGCCGAGCGCGAGCGCCTGTTCAAGCTGCCGCGATCCAGCTGGGCCGACTACGACGCCAAGCTGATCAGCGCCGGCGGCGGCCTGTATCCGCGCACGCTGAAGTCGATCGAGATCAGCGCGCCGGTGCGCGAGGCGCTGGGCCTGGAGGCGAACGTCAAGCAGCTCTCGCCGAACGAACTGATGAACGCCATCCTCAAGGCGCCGGTTGACCTGTTCTGGAACGGCGGCATCGGTACCTACGTCAAGGCCGCCAGCGAGAGCCACGGCGACGTCGGCGACCGCGCCAACAACGGCCTGCGCGTCAACGGCGGCGAGCTGCGCTGCAGGATCGTCGGCGAAGGCGGCAACCTGGGCCTGACCCAGCTCGGCCGCATCGAGGCCGCGCAGGTCGGGGTGCTGCTCAACACCGACTTCATCGACAACTCGGCCGGTGTGGACACCTCCGACCACGAAGTCAACATCAAGATCCTGCTCAACGACGTGGTGCAGGCCAGGAAGCTGAGCGTGGCGGCGCGCAACACGCTGCTGGCGTCGATGACCGACGAGGTCGCCGAGCTGGTGCTGTGGGACAACATCCGCCAGAACCAGGCGCTGAGCCTGATGGAGCGGATGAGCGTCAAGCGCCTGGGCTCCAAGCAGCACTTCATCCGCACCCTGGAAGCGCAGGGCCTGCTCGACCGGCAGATCGAATACTTGCCCTCGGATGCGGAGATCTCCGCACGCAAGGCGCGCGGCCAGGGCCTGACCCGGCCGGAGCTGGCGGTGCTGCTGTCCTACTCCAAGTTGGTCGCGTTCCAGCAGCTGCTGGAATCGGACATCCCAGAGGATCCGTACCTGTCCAAGGAGCTGCAGCGCTACTTCCCGCAGCCGCTGCAGAAGAAGTACGCCGATGCGATGGAGCGGCACCGGCTGAAGCGCGAGATCATCGCCACCGCGGTCACCAACACCACCATCAACCGCATGGGCGCGACCTTCCTGATGCGCATGCAGGAAGACACCGGGCGCAGCATCGGCGAGGTCGCCAAGGCGTACACGATCAGCCGCGAGACGCTGGACGCGCGCGCGCTGTGGACGCAGATCGACGCGCTGGATGGGCAGGTGCCCGAGTCGGTGCAGATCGATGCGCTGGAAGTGATCTGGAAGCTGCAGCGCGCGTTCGTGCGCTGGCTGCTGTTCCGCCCCGGCCCGATGCCCGGCATCACCGCGGCGGTGGAGCGCTACCACGAGCCGTTCAACGACATCCGCGTCGCCTCCGGCGTGCTGTCGGACTCGCAGCGCCCGCTGTACGAAGCGCTGGTGCAGGAATGGCAGGACAAGGGCCTGCCGGCGGCGCTGGCGCAGCAGCTGTCGGAACTGCGCTTCCTGGAGCCGGCGTTCGACATCATCGAGATGGCGCGCACCCGCAAGCTCAAGCCGGTGGAGGTGTCGAAGCTGCATTTCCGCCTCGGCGAGGCCTTGCAGCTGCCGTGGATCGTCGAGCAGATCGACGCGCTGGAGGTCAACGGCCGCTGGCATGCGGTGGCCCGCGGCGTGCTGCGCGACGAACTGGCCAAGCACCACAGCGCGCTGGCCGGACAGGCTCTGGCGTTGCCAGGCGGCAATGCCGAGGCCAAGGTGCAGCAGTGGTTGCAGCGCGACGACAGCAGCCTGCGCTTCACCTTGAACATGCTGCAGGAGCTATCGGCGCAGAAGGCGCTGGACTACCCGACCGTGTCGGTGGCGGTGCAGCGTCTCGGGCAGCTGGCGGCGCACGGCGTGTGA